The following are encoded together in the Kribbella sp. CA-293567 genome:
- a CDS encoding YbaK/EbsC family protein, whose translation MTAPVLGRLEWKPADEVPELLAEPVRAALGEVPAWAVAIDPELADTAAFCAEYDVPMAASANCVIVHGKRAGESTYAAVMVLATHRADVNGVVRKHLGARKISFAAQDDAVGSTGMEYGGITPIGLPAAWPVLVDDAVAQAGLVVIGSGIRGSKLLIDGAELAKLPSATTLELGTPG comes from the coding sequence GTGACCGCGCCGGTGCTGGGCAGGCTCGAGTGGAAGCCGGCCGACGAGGTGCCCGAGCTGCTGGCCGAGCCGGTGCGCGCCGCGCTCGGCGAGGTGCCGGCCTGGGCTGTCGCGATCGATCCGGAGCTGGCGGACACGGCCGCGTTCTGCGCGGAGTACGACGTGCCGATGGCCGCGTCGGCGAACTGCGTGATCGTCCACGGCAAGCGGGCCGGCGAGTCGACGTACGCCGCGGTGATGGTGCTCGCCACCCACCGGGCCGACGTGAACGGCGTCGTCCGCAAGCACCTGGGTGCCCGGAAGATCTCCTTCGCGGCGCAGGACGACGCCGTCGGTTCGACCGGGATGGAGTACGGCGGCATCACGCCGATCGGGCTGCCCGCGGCCTGGCCTGTGCTGGTGGACGACGCGGTGGCTCAGGCAGGGCTGGTCGTGATCGGGAGCGGCATCCGCGGCTCCAAGCTGCTGATCGACGGCGCCGAGCTCGCCAAGCTGCCGTCCGCCACGACGCTCGAACTGGGCACGCCCGGCTGA
- a CDS encoding MFS transporter yields the protein MSSEHALDEGKAIPSLVPARMDRLPWTRFHWMIVVGLGVSWILDGLEIQLVSLVGNTLKEGATLGLSTQQIGLLASIYLAGEVVGALFFGRMTDRFGRKNLFIITLVVYLAASGAAGLTWDFWSLALCRFVAGMGIGGEYAAINSAIDELIPSKYRGRVDIGVNGTYWGGALIGSAVGLVFLDQDLVPIEWGWRLCFLVGPVMGLVIIYLRRHIPESPRWLMTHGRVEEAERTVDEIERKVREQGGELREVTDDEAINVVDYPPVTYREIARVMLRDYRSRSFLGFSMMVTQAFLYNAIFFTYALVLKSYYGLDDSGIALYFFPFAIGNLAGPLLLGHFFDTIGRRKMILGTYATSAVVLFVTALLFNAGALSAFGLTALWCVVFFFASAGASSAYLTVSEIFPIELRGQAISFFFAISQLTGGVVAPFLFTSLIGEGENPARGPLAVGYVLGAVVMLIGGLIAWFFGVDAEGQSLENVAKPLSARERASATRFQGTAPRLPSTDAQGRRITPVLPEPEQPRPEDPEPPPGREDR from the coding sequence ATGAGCAGCGAGCACGCGTTGGACGAGGGCAAGGCGATACCGAGCCTGGTACCGGCCCGGATGGACCGATTGCCGTGGACGCGGTTCCACTGGATGATCGTCGTCGGGCTCGGCGTCTCCTGGATCCTCGACGGCTTGGAGATCCAGCTCGTCTCCCTGGTCGGCAACACCCTGAAGGAAGGCGCGACGCTCGGTCTGAGCACCCAGCAGATCGGCCTGCTCGCCTCCATCTACCTGGCCGGTGAAGTGGTCGGAGCGCTGTTCTTCGGGCGGATGACCGACCGGTTCGGCCGCAAGAACCTGTTCATCATCACGCTGGTCGTCTATCTGGCCGCGTCCGGCGCGGCCGGGCTGACCTGGGACTTCTGGTCACTGGCGCTGTGCCGGTTCGTGGCCGGGATGGGAATCGGCGGCGAGTACGCCGCGATCAACTCCGCGATCGACGAGCTGATCCCGTCGAAGTACCGTGGCCGGGTCGACATCGGCGTGAACGGGACCTACTGGGGCGGTGCCCTGATCGGTTCGGCGGTCGGGCTGGTCTTCCTCGACCAGGACCTGGTGCCGATCGAGTGGGGCTGGCGGCTGTGCTTCCTGGTCGGGCCGGTGATGGGCCTGGTGATCATCTACCTGCGCCGGCACATCCCCGAGAGCCCGCGCTGGCTGATGACGCACGGCCGGGTCGAGGAGGCCGAGCGGACCGTCGACGAGATCGAGCGCAAGGTGCGCGAGCAGGGCGGCGAGCTGCGCGAGGTGACCGACGACGAGGCGATCAACGTCGTCGACTACCCGCCGGTGACGTATCGCGAGATCGCCCGGGTGATGCTGCGCGACTACCGGAGCCGGTCGTTCCTCGGCTTCTCGATGATGGTCACCCAGGCCTTTCTCTACAACGCGATCTTCTTCACCTACGCCCTGGTGCTGAAGTCGTACTACGGCCTGGACGACTCCGGTATCGCCCTGTATTTCTTCCCGTTCGCGATCGGCAACCTGGCCGGGCCGCTGCTGCTCGGGCACTTCTTCGACACCATCGGCCGGCGCAAGATGATCCTCGGCACCTACGCCACCTCGGCCGTGGTGCTGTTCGTCACCGCGCTGCTGTTCAACGCCGGCGCGCTGAGCGCGTTCGGCCTGACCGCGTTGTGGTGCGTGGTCTTCTTCTTCGCCTCGGCGGGCGCGTCGTCGGCGTACCTGACCGTGAGCGAGATCTTCCCGATCGAGCTGCGTGGTCAGGCGATCTCGTTCTTCTTCGCGATCTCGCAGCTGACCGGTGGTGTGGTCGCGCCGTTCCTGTTCACCTCGCTGATCGGCGAAGGGGAGAACCCGGCGCGCGGTCCGCTGGCCGTGGGCTACGTCCTCGGTGCCGTGGTGATGCTGATCGGTGGTCTGATCGCCTGGTTCTTCGGCGTCGATGCCGAAGGTCAGTCGCTGGAGAACGTGGCGAAGCCGCTGTCGGCCCGGGAGCGCGCTTCGGCGACCCGCTTCCAGGGGACCGCGCCGCGGCTGCCGAGCACCGATGCGCAAGGGCGCCGGATCACTCCGGTTCTGCCGGAGCCGGAGCAGCCTCGTCCGGAGGACCCGGAGCCGCCGCCTGGCAGGGAGGACCGCTGA
- a CDS encoding GNAT family N-acetyltransferase has translation MENEIAITDAADADRYEARDATGNLMGFVDYQRSGEVIAFRHAETLPEFRGQGVAGRIAAKSLDDARAAGLRVRPACPYYQQFIEKHPEYADLVDEPK, from the coding sequence ATGGAGAACGAGATCGCGATCACGGACGCCGCGGACGCCGACCGGTACGAGGCTCGCGATGCCACCGGCAACCTGATGGGCTTCGTCGACTACCAGCGTTCCGGCGAGGTGATCGCCTTCCGGCACGCCGAGACGCTGCCGGAGTTCCGGGGGCAGGGAGTGGCCGGGAGGATCGCGGCCAAGTCGCTCGACGACGCCCGCGCCGCCGGGCTGCGGGTTCGTCCCGCCTGCCCCTACTACCAGCAGTTCATCGAGAAGCACCCCGAGTACGCCGACCTGGTGGACGAGCCCAAGTGA
- a CDS encoding helix-turn-helix domain-containing protein — MLGGHLRRMREAAGISRADAGWQIRASESKVSRMELGRVGFKERDVNDLLDLYAMKDPQERERLMELARAANNPGWWSRYGDVMPSWFGNYVGLEVAAKLIRTYEVLFVPGLLQTEDYARAVVQLGKAYLPAEEIDQRVSLRVTRQQILTRPDPARLWVVLDEAALHRPVGGRATMREQIEHLVKAAQQPNVTLQIMPFSSVGYPGAGGAFSILRFPEGDLPDVVYIEHAASALYLDKLEDLDEYAAIMEALTIAAAPVGATQDLLAEALERMT, encoded by the coding sequence ATGCTCGGTGGACATCTGCGGCGGATGCGGGAGGCGGCGGGGATCAGCCGCGCCGACGCCGGCTGGCAGATCCGTGCCTCGGAGTCGAAGGTCAGCCGGATGGAGCTCGGCCGGGTCGGGTTCAAGGAACGCGACGTGAACGACCTGCTCGACCTGTACGCGATGAAGGACCCGCAGGAACGCGAGCGGCTGATGGAGCTGGCCCGGGCGGCGAACAACCCCGGCTGGTGGTCGCGGTACGGCGACGTGATGCCGAGCTGGTTCGGCAACTACGTCGGGCTCGAGGTCGCGGCCAAGCTGATCCGCACCTACGAAGTGCTCTTCGTGCCCGGCCTGCTGCAGACCGAGGACTACGCCCGCGCCGTCGTCCAGCTGGGCAAGGCCTATCTGCCGGCCGAGGAGATCGACCAGCGGGTGTCGCTCCGGGTGACCCGGCAGCAGATCCTCACCCGGCCGGATCCGGCCCGGCTCTGGGTGGTGCTCGACGAGGCCGCGCTGCATCGTCCGGTCGGTGGCCGGGCGACGATGCGCGAGCAGATCGAACACCTGGTCAAGGCGGCGCAACAGCCCAACGTGACGCTGCAGATCATGCCGTTCAGCAGTGTGGGCTATCCGGGGGCGGGTGGCGCCTTCAGCATCCTGCGGTTCCCTGAGGGAGACCTGCCGGACGTCGTCTACATCGAGCACGCGGCCAGCGCGCTGTACCTGGACAAGCTCGAGGACCTCGACGAGTACGCTGCGATCATGGAGGCCCTGACGATCGCGGCGGCGCCGGTCGGCGCCACTCAGGATCTGCTCGCGGAAGCCCTCGAACGGATGACCTGA
- a CDS encoding cobyric acid synthase produces the protein MGSLLVAGTTSDAGKTTVVTGLCRWLARQGIRVAPYKAQNMSNNSMVCADGAEIGRAQWIQAVAAGAEPEAAMNPVLLKPGSDRRSHVVLMGEPWGELTARGFLTERAELAKAAFAAYDDLAARYDVVISEGAGSPTEINLRQSDYVNMGLAQHTRSPVVVVGDIDRGGVFASMFGTVALLDAADQRLISGFVINKFRGDVSLLQPGIDMLGAVTGRPTYGVLPWLPGLWLDSEDALDVPARRLSEDSSVLTIAVVRFPRISNFTDLDALAIEPTTSVFFTASPAEVRDADLVVLPGSRATTADLAWLRSTGLADAVSARVAAGRPVLGICGGYQLLGGAISDPAGVEGGGSATGLELLPIATEFQVAKVLARPAPTAYEIHHGVVSVTGTAAEFPGGCRAGVVWGTIWHGLFDDDVARQAFLSEIAALTGKPAPDGTVSFAAQREARLELLADAIDEHLDTAALLSLIEAGAGAEVPFVPPGAPKLSTP, from the coding sequence GTGGGTTCTCTCCTGGTGGCCGGTACGACGTCCGACGCGGGCAAGACGACTGTCGTGACCGGGCTGTGCCGCTGGCTCGCGCGGCAGGGGATCCGGGTCGCGCCGTACAAGGCGCAGAACATGTCGAACAACTCGATGGTCTGCGCCGACGGGGCCGAGATCGGTCGCGCCCAGTGGATCCAGGCGGTCGCGGCCGGCGCCGAACCGGAGGCCGCGATGAACCCGGTGCTGCTCAAGCCCGGCAGCGACCGCCGGAGCCACGTCGTGCTGATGGGGGAGCCGTGGGGTGAGCTCACCGCCCGCGGGTTCCTGACCGAACGCGCCGAGCTGGCCAAGGCGGCTTTCGCGGCGTACGACGACCTGGCCGCCCGCTACGACGTGGTGATCAGCGAGGGCGCCGGCAGCCCGACCGAGATCAACCTGCGGCAGTCGGACTACGTGAACATGGGGCTCGCCCAGCACACCCGGTCGCCGGTGGTGGTGGTCGGTGACATCGACCGCGGTGGAGTGTTCGCGTCGATGTTCGGCACCGTCGCGCTGCTCGACGCTGCCGATCAACGGCTGATCAGCGGGTTCGTGATCAACAAGTTCCGCGGCGACGTGTCCTTGCTACAGCCCGGGATCGACATGCTCGGCGCCGTGACCGGGCGGCCGACGTACGGCGTACTGCCGTGGCTGCCGGGGCTGTGGCTCGATTCGGAGGACGCGCTCGACGTACCGGCTCGCCGCCTGTCGGAGGACTCGTCGGTGCTGACCATCGCCGTGGTGCGGTTCCCGCGGATCAGCAACTTCACCGATCTCGACGCGCTCGCCATCGAGCCGACCACGAGTGTCTTCTTCACCGCGAGCCCGGCCGAGGTCCGGGATGCCGATCTGGTCGTGCTGCCGGGCTCGCGCGCGACCACCGCGGACCTCGCCTGGCTTCGCTCGACCGGTCTGGCCGACGCGGTCTCCGCCCGAGTGGCTGCCGGGCGGCCGGTGCTGGGGATCTGCGGTGGATACCAGTTGCTCGGTGGAGCGATCTCGGACCCGGCGGGGGTCGAGGGTGGCGGGTCGGCCACCGGGCTGGAATTGTTGCCAATAGCAACTGAGTTCCAGGTGGCGAAGGTGCTGGCCCGGCCGGCGCCGACGGCGTACGAGATTCATCACGGGGTGGTGAGCGTGACCGGGACGGCGGCGGAGTTTCCGGGTGGGTGCCGCGCCGGGGTGGTCTGGGGGACGATCTGGCACGGGCTGTTCGACGACGACGTGGCCAGACAGGCCTTCCTGAGCGAGATCGCGGCGCTGACCGGAAAGCCTGCTCCCGACGGGACGGTGTCCTTCGCGGCTCAGCGGGAGGCGCGGTTGGAGCTGCTCGCCGACGCCATCGACGAGCACCTCGACACCGCGGCGCTGCTGAGCCTGATCGAGGCGGGGGCCGGCGCCGAGGTGCCGTTCGTCCCGCCGGGTGCGCCGAAACTGTCGACGCCCTGA
- a CDS encoding organic hydroperoxide resistance protein produces MTIAVEKVLYTARATAEGARQGHTASDDGKLDVTLAPPKEMGGSGEGTNPEQLFAAGYASCFHSALKSVARVTKQDTADSTVTAAVGIGPINGGAGYGLEVELVVSLPKLDREAAEQLVAKAHQVCPYSNATRGNIKVDLSVA; encoded by the coding sequence ATGACCATCGCAGTCGAGAAGGTTCTGTACACCGCTCGCGCCACCGCCGAAGGCGCGCGGCAGGGCCACACCGCCAGTGACGACGGCAAGCTGGACGTCACCCTCGCCCCGCCGAAGGAGATGGGCGGCAGTGGCGAGGGCACGAACCCCGAGCAGCTGTTCGCGGCCGGTTACGCGTCCTGCTTCCACAGCGCGCTGAAGTCGGTGGCCCGGGTCACCAAGCAGGACACCGCCGACTCGACGGTGACCGCTGCCGTCGGCATCGGCCCGATCAACGGCGGCGCCGGCTACGGCCTCGAGGTCGAGTTGGTCGTCAGCCTGCCGAAGCTCGACCGCGAGGCGGCCGAGCAGCTCGTCGCCAAGGCGCACCAGGTCTGCCCGTACTCCAACGCGACCCGCGGCAACATCAAGGTCGACCTGTCGGTCGCCTGA